The following DNA comes from Diorhabda carinulata isolate Delta chromosome 3, icDioCari1.1, whole genome shotgun sequence.
tagatttttttaaaaaactagtTAGAAATGAAAAGTGTCTTGGggaattttaacaataaaacacaaataaaatagtAGTATTTTACTGAAGCTCTCAACAAGTTTCGTTTTCcttgacaaaaaatttattttccactacATATCGAACACACTGTAACAAAACGTTCCTCTCGTGCCTAATTTCATTTTCCAGAAGTTTTTCCAGCAACGTCACTTTccgttttttaaatttgtaactCAAACCGTCTTTAGCACCAGCACTTTTAACATCTGGTCGTTTTTTAGTCAGAGGTCTCTGTCTCTTCCGTTTCCGGCGTCCCGATACAACTTCAGCTTTAGTCACCACAGTTTCCTGTACTTCCGGAGGCGGTTCCCCTTCgtcttttttcttttcgttaACCACTTCTGTTGGTTTTTCGTCTTCCGTATCACTTCCGCTCATATAAGCCCCGATCAGAGCCCCCAATGCGTTATTCAACTTTATTCCTACGTTTTTAGGTGGTTTATTTATCCATTCTTCGTCTTCGTAATCGCTGGGTACTTTATCGCTTTCAGGTTCCATCGTGGTGGTACCTTTAAATGGATACATCCTACCATTCCAATCGCATTTTTCGTTTATCAAAGAAACCGGTTTAGTTTCTTTAACGAAAGGACGTTTCATCTTCTTTTTCGGAGGTACTTTGCTGTTTCCTATTTTCGATACTgcaaaatgtcaaataattaaaaaaattttcacgacAACATCCGAGCTACTTCGACCCTGTCCTATTTAACAAATCCGCGGAGTGATGTAAACAAAGAACAGTGTCGAACTGGTtcgaaatatgatgaaaaagatacttttgaatatattttatcaaaaaaaaaaccgaattaATCCGGCACTGttctttgtttacattattcGGTGGAAATATCGATTAATGTAAACAAATTGCAGGGTCGGACTGGTtggaaatatgataaaaaagatacttttgaatatattttatctaaaaaaaaaaaccgaattaATCCAGCACTGttctttgtttacattattcGTTGGAAATATCGATTAATGTAAACAAAGTGCAGGATCGGACTGgttcgaaatatgataaaaaagatacttttgaatatattttatctaaaaaaaaaaaccgaattaATCCAGCACTGttctttgtttacattattcGTTGGAAATATCGATTAATGTAAACAAAGTGCAGGGTCGGACTGGTtggaaatatgataaaaaaatacttttgaatatattttaataaaaaaaaaaccgaattaATCCAGCACtgtttttgtttacattattcGTTGGAAATATCGATTAATGTAAACAAAGTGCAGGGTCGGACTGGTtagaaatatgataaaaaaatacttttaaatacattttaataaaaaaaaaccgaatTAATTCGTCACTGttctttgtttacattattcGTTGGAAATATCGATTAATGTAAACAAAGTGCAGGGTCGGACTGgttcgaaatatgataaaaaaatacttttaaatacattttaataaaaaaaaaaaaaccgaattaATCCGTCATTGttctttgtttacattattcGTTGGAAATATCGATTAATGTAAACAAAGTGCAGGGTCGGACTggttgaaaatatgataaaaaaaatacttttgaatatattttaataaaaaaaaaaccgaattaATTCGTCACTGttctttgtttacattattcGTTGGAAATATCGATTAATGTAAACAAAGTGCAGGGTCGGACTGGTtggaaatatgataaaaaaatacttttgaatatattttaataaaaaaaaaccgaatTAATCCAGCActgttttgtttacattattcGTTGGAAATATCGATTAATGTAAACAAAGTGCAGGGTCGGACTGGTtggaaatatgataaaaaaatacttttgaatatattttaataaaaaaaaaaccgaattaATCCAGCACtgtttttgtttacattattcGTTGGAAATATCGATTAATGTAAACAAAGTGCAGGGTCGGACTGGTtagaaatatgataaaaaaatacttttaaatacattttaataaaaaaaaaccgaatTAATTCGTCACTGttctttgtttacattattcGTTGGAAATATCGATTAATGTAAACAAAGTGCAGGGTCGGACTGGTtggaaatatgataaaaaaatacttttgaatatattttaataaaaaaaaaccgaatTAATCCAGCActgttttgtttacattattcGTTGGAAATATCGATTAATGTAAACAAAGTGCAGGGTCGGACTGGTtggaaatatgataaaaaaatacttttgaataaattttatcaaaaaaaaaaccgaattaATCCGGCACTGttctttgtttacattattcGTTGGAAATATCGATTAATGTAAACAAAGTGCAGGGTCGGACTGgttcgaaatatgataaaaaaatacttttaaatacattttaataaaaaaaaaaaaaccgaattaATCCGTCACTGttctttgtttacattattcGTTGGAAATATCGATTAATGTAAACAAAGTGCAGGGTCGGACTggttgaaaatatgataaaaaaaatacttttgaatatattttaataaaaaaaaaccgaatTAATTCGTCACTGttctttgtttacattattcGTTGGAAATATCGATTAATGTAAACAAAGTGCAGGGTCGGACTGGTtggaaatatgataaaaaaatacttttgaatatattttaataaaaaaaaaccgatTTAATCCAGCActgttttgtttacattattcGTTGGAAATATCGATTAATGTAAACAAAGTGCAGGGTCGGACTGGTtggaaatatgataaaaaaatacttttgaatatattttaataaaaaaaaaccgaatTAATCCAGCACTGttctttgtttacattattcGTTGGAAATATCGATTAATGTAAACAAAGTGCAGGGTCGGACTGgttcgaaatatgataaaaaaatacttttaaatacattttaataaaaaaaaaaccgaattaATCCGTCACTGttctttgtttacattattcGTTGGAAATATCGATTAATGTAAACAAAGTGCAGGGTCGGACTGgttcgaaatatgataaaaaaatacttttaaatacattttaataaaaaaaaaaccgaattaATCCGTCACTGttctttgtttacattattcGTTGGAAATATCGATTAATGTAAACAAAGTGCAGGGTCGGACTGgttcgaaatatgataaaaaaatacttttaaatacattttaataaaaaaaaaaaccgaattaATCCGTCACTGttctttgtttacattattcGTTGGAAATATCGATTAATGTAAACAAAGTGCAGGGTCGGACTGgttcgaaatatgataaaaaaatacttttaaatacattttaataaaaaaaaaaccgaattaATCCGTCACTGttctttgtttacattattcGTTGGAAATATCGATTAATGTAAACAAAGTGCAGGGTCGGACTGgttcgaaatatgataaaaaaatacttttaaatacattttaataaaaaaaaaaccgaattaATCCGTCACTGttctttgtttacattattcGTTGGAAATATCGATTAATGTAAACAAAGTGCAGGATCGGACTGGTTCGAAATACGATAATTAAATATACTTACATCTAAATTTATTCCTCCCGAAACGGTTATCGTTTTTCTTAATTCTCTCTCCTCGTTTCAACATCTGTTCTTGCTTCTCCCGTCTCTTCAACACATTTTCCTTATTGGGATAACGCCTCTTCCTTTCCTCCACCCATTTAGCTATCTCTTCCGGCGTATTTATATTCCTAATTTTGTCGTATAAACCGGAAGCGTGTTGCATGGCGACGTGTTTTTCGACGATTTTTTCGTGCGCCGTAAATTTGCAACCGTCCAAATTGCACGTTCTGTGTTGCGACACGTGTCTGTCGTATTGAAATTTCGATACGAAATCTCTGTCGCAAGGTTCGCAACAAAAACGCATTTCTTCCCGATCGCCGTTAGTTTTTCCTTCTTCCAGACGATATTCTGGATAAGAACGGTTACAACCTATACGGCGaggagaaatatttgaataacgATCGTCATTTTTAGCGTGGATGTTTTCGCTTCGAATCAAACAAGTCTCGTTACGTGAAAATTTCGCGAAACTCGTTCGAGTCGGCAGTAAAAACATTCGCACAagcataaatttgaaaataaaaaacgaaaaaaatcgaaaaaaaattaatatagaaaCATAAAAGCGGACGAAGGTGTcgtgacgtttttttttttttttttttttttttttttttttttttttttttttttttttaatttttggtaaaactACTTTGAAAAATGTCCagagtatttgaataaaactgaAGATGTTAAAACTCAAGAGTGAACTTACTGGAAATTTCCTTAGAAACAACAGTTTCTCTGTGTGAGGTCTGATGTGGAAAACTCTCCAATGATTGTATaacaaaatcacttttttttttctttcgttatTTCCAAAAAAGGCTACTGCACTTGATTAAATCCCACTTGAGGAAAAACACTATACACATTCGTCAAGGGATATGTATAACGTCGTTTTATTTACGAAACGAATCATGGCCGGTTTGAAGTCACTTCCGGAtccgaatatcaaaatttcccTAAATATTAACACGGATACGAAAGTACGGATCTGTCTATACGATGACCACGTCGTATGATCGAATTCTACCGCAATTTCCATCCTAAACTCGCCAATTGTTGTTTATGTGACGTTTGAGCGCCATCTTGACAAGAAAAATCCACTTAACCTCGAAAAATGATGCTCAAAAAGGCGTCCGAAATCTCGATTAATCGACAAGCCACATTCTTGGAAAAAATGGcgtcgaaaaaaaattagttgaagaCCCTACTTCGATTAAATGCGACGAAACGTGGATTCATGAATACGACGTCGAAATAATATAATCAGGATCAACTTAACCTCGTtatattacaattttacaaCCCTGTATAtgatttttcgatataaaaaactatttttcgtAACCGAACATGCGTACATTGACCCGAATCAGTCTTATAATTCAACCGAAGTTATTCATTTTGACGAAATACTCAAAGTCGTAGAAAAAATGACATACGAAACTCGTTTGtaatttaaaacttaatttcGCTTAGTAACGTGGAAAATACGATGTAAATCCTCATATTATGCAAATAGGAGTCCCCCTACCGGCCATGTATcgttctatttttgtttttaggttTATAAACAAGGCGTTTATCACGTTTATATTTTTCCTGAGCAGTTTAATCGAAATTTAGTGACAAATTTCGTATTTAccgaaagaaaatattattttagtgtgttctaatgattaatttttcaatatacactgagaaaaatgaattgttttcataaatgcattaaattttaattaaatatcggtcatttaataataattaataaatcgTAATACGAAATGGATAATAATGGAAAATGCAAATGTACAAATACGGATCCAAAAACCGaattaaatccaaaaaaaaaattaatttttaccgCCCACTGTATAATAATTGTTCTAACCAAAAGATTCaagtttcatttttgttttattagaattttcatttagtacgaatttttttagtaattttcaaaaatgtgattataattaaaacgaaaaatttattaaatagatcgtaaattttttttgaaaaattcctttttcaatttttattcaaaaaattcatctcaataaacaattcaaagtaatttttttattaattagagatattttcgaaaaaatttactGTAAATAACGTTTAATTTCATCATAGTTACTAAATATACGAGGATtgtactcaagttttgagatatggcaacgctGAAGTGGATATGTGGAAATATCGATTAATGTAAACAAAGTGCAGGGTTGGACTGGttcgaaatataataaaagagatacttttgaatatattttatgaactAATCCGTCACTAttctttgtttacattattcGGTGGAAATATTGATTAATGTAAACAAAGTGCAGGGTCGGACTGGTtggaaatatgataaaaaaatacttttaaatacattttaataaaaaaaaaaccgaattaATCCGTCACTGttctttgtttacattattcGTTGGAAATATCGATTAATGTAAACAAAGTGCAGGGTCGGACTGgttcgaaatatgataaaaaaatacttttaaatacattttaataaaaaaaaaccgaatTAATCCGGCACTGttctttgtttacattattcGGTGGAAATATCGATTAATGTAAACAAAGCGCAGGGTCGGACTGGTTggaaatatgatgaaaaaaaatacttttgaatatattttatccaaaaaaaccGAATTAATCCGGCACTGCtctttgtttacattattcGGTGGAAATATCGATTAATGTAAACAAAGCGCAGGGTCGGACTGGTTggaaatatgatgaaaaaaaatacttttgaatatattttatccaaaaaaaccGAATTAATCCGGCACTGCtctttgtttacattattcGGTGGAAATATCGATTAATGTAAACAAAGCGCAGGGTCGGACTGGTTggaaatatgatgaaaaaaaatacttttgaatatattttatccaaaaaaaccGAATTAATCCGGCACTGCtctttgtttacattattcGGTGGAAATATCGATTAATGTAAACAAAGCGCAGGGTCGGACTGGTTggaaatatgatgaaaaaaaatacttttgaatatattttatccaaaaaaaagccgaattaatgagaaaaatgaattgttttcataattgcattaaatttcaattaaatatcggtcattttataataattaataaatggcAATACGAAATTGATAATAATGGAAAATGCAAATGTACAAATACGGATCCAAAAACCGaattatatcgaaaataaagattaattttaaataacgtttaatttcatcataattaccaaatatacgagggttgtacTTAAGTTTTTATATACGGCAACTGTGCAAAACATCGAACTTCAATGTTTTCCCACACCTGGAGGTACCCCAATCcaaaaacttaagtagcaaccctcgtatacaaaaaattgtggTTGGgattgaattaattgaaaatgtaatgacgaatttcgataaaaattgacTGGAATATTTTATGAAGCAAAAATTAGTGACGGTTTTATCGATGAAGTTTGTTAAAatggtaaaataaaaaaaatgttaaaaaaatatctaaaatcgctttggaaatagaaagtaatcacAGGGAGTCGGATGGGGTTGATTTTTGAGCAATAATAATGGTTAAATATACGGGGGCCCACAAAATGTGTTAAGAATTTGCTTAAAACTTTTCCAAATCCCCtcgtattttaatataaaacaaacggTTTACAATGAGTAACACCAAGTCCAAATATCTGCTTGTTTTTCACCAAATACACGTAcgagaattgatttttttccaaagaataatgttttttgctaatcatcaaataaaaaaaaatatcgcgacgaatttttttttctaaatgacTGACCTTCAATTGGAGAAACTGCAGCTCGATTaaagaacaaattataaatattttgaaaaaggtaaCGAACTTgctacgaaaattttttataaaaaaaccgAGGGAAAATTCagtttgattaaatttttaacCCTTgggtgaatttttttgaaaaaaaaaaaaagaagttaaaGGGACCTACGAGACGTTATCATCGTAAAccgttttaatatttatttttgatctaatttTACCGCACGAAGAATTCATACTAGACCGGTCCTGTTCTTTGTTTACATCACGTGTTAAACGTCACATCTATCTCTATGGTCatcgaaataaaaagtttagaaaACCGGACATTGGGGATAAATGGGgtacaaaaaaagattttttcgaaatttttgccataacttttaattaattagtaaGATAAcccccaaaaatatttttaccgaCAAAGTTTTGTTTAGCCTCCATTCCCCTTCAAAGTTTTACTgaatatctctaaaaatattaatattagagaaaaaagttttaaacaaaaaataaaggtcataaaaagctctacaaaaaaggttatatccattttttatgtaaagttATTAGTTTGGCCGTTATAACCCAAAATACCCCGGCAGGTGTCGAATCGACTAAGACATTTTGGGCCGTAaccaccaaaaaaataaatttacgtGAAATACTTATAAAACCTTTTTGATAAATCTTTTTATgatcttcaatttttgttcgaaacttttttttctaaaataaatattttcggagataAAAGAATTTTCGTTTGCCCCCCACCCACCTAGCCACCTAtaacttttatattaaaaatttccgaaaatattgattttggaaaaaaaagtttcgaacGAAAAATCAAGCTCAAAagaagctctacaaaaaaggttataaacatttttatcataaaCCTATTCGTTCGGTTGTTATGACcctaaatatcaaaaaataatcgaGATAAATACTATCGAGACATTTTGGGCCGTAaccaccaaaaaaataaatttacgtGAAATACTTATA
Coding sequences within:
- the LOC130891967 gene encoding FMR1-interacting protein NUFIP1 isoform X2, producing the protein MMRPRGGFRGGIRPPPGPPVRGGRPPMRGGRPIPPPPRMMGPMMHPMRPPPPGMRPPHPGCNRSYPEYRLEEGKTNGDREEMRFCCEPCDRDFVSKFQYDRHVSQHRTCNLDGCKFTAHEKIVEKHVAMQHASGLYDKIRNINTPEEIAKWVEERKRRYPNKENVLKRREKQEQMLKRGERIKKNDNRFGRNKFRLSKIGNSKVPPKKKMKRPFVKETKPVSLINEKCDWNGRMYPFKGTTTMEPESDKVPSDYEDEEWINKPPKNVGIKLNNALGALIGAYMSGSDTEDEKPTEVVNEKKKDEGEPPPEVQETVVTKAEVVSGRRKRKRQRPLTKKRPDVKSAGAKDGLSYKFKKRKVTLLEKLLENEIRHERNVLLQCVRYVVENKFFVKENETC
- the LOC130891967 gene encoding FMR1-interacting protein NUFIP1 isoform X3 — its product is MYKNVRRCGKSVRRAGGGCNRSYPEYRLEEGKTNGDREEMRFCCEPCDRDFVSKFQYDRHVSQHRTCNLDGCKFTAHEKIVEKHVAMQHASGLYDKIRNINTPEEIAKWVEERKRRYPNKENVLKRREKQEQMLKRGERIKKNDNRFGRNKFRLSKIGNSKVPPKKKMKRPFVKETKPVSLINEKCDWNGRMYPFKGTTTMEPESDKVPSDYEDEEWINKPPKNVGIKLNNALGALIGAYMSGSDTEDEKPTEVVNEKKKDEGEPPPEVQETVVTKAEVVSGRRKRKRQRPLTKKRPDVKSAGAKDGLSYKFKKRKVTLLEKLLENEIRHERNVLLQCVRYVVENKFFVKENETC
- the LOC130891967 gene encoding FMR1-interacting protein NUFIP1 isoform X1, with the translated sequence MGAPVQNRGNKRGPGNQRGRGGKVRGQGRSFNGQQQPPFGNPGMMRPRGGFRGGIRPPPGPPVRGGRPPMRGGRPIPPPPRMMGPMMHPMRPPPPGMRPPHPGCNRSYPEYRLEEGKTNGDREEMRFCCEPCDRDFVSKFQYDRHVSQHRTCNLDGCKFTAHEKIVEKHVAMQHASGLYDKIRNINTPEEIAKWVEERKRRYPNKENVLKRREKQEQMLKRGERIKKNDNRFGRNKFRLSKIGNSKVPPKKKMKRPFVKETKPVSLINEKCDWNGRMYPFKGTTTMEPESDKVPSDYEDEEWINKPPKNVGIKLNNALGALIGAYMSGSDTEDEKPTEVVNEKKKDEGEPPPEVQETVVTKAEVVSGRRKRKRQRPLTKKRPDVKSAGAKDGLSYKFKKRKVTLLEKLLENEIRHERNVLLQCVRYVVENKFFVKENETC